One Pseudorasbora parva isolate DD20220531a chromosome 8, ASM2467924v1, whole genome shotgun sequence DNA window includes the following coding sequences:
- the rhbdd1 gene encoding rhomboid-related protein 4 isoform X2 translates to MMRNRQRGFNLGLLLLASQVFQLGIDNIPPVTLATLGLNVYLFLFPFKPLLKTCLSVREAYWYGDWGRLLLSPFHHVDDMHLYFNMASFLWKGLKLERKLGGAWFAYLLSVFSLLTGLVYLLLETGLTQMTEDSSYSLQCAVGFSGVLFGLKVVNNHYHPGGATYVLGMPIANRYACWVELVLIHIMNPGTSFVGHLAGILVGLLYTNGPLKRIMKSCAGYSGYGMPYPPNTHYGQRSFNPRHYGAPYRDPYASHMPSAPPQHPYTAGLSDEEQYEAAVRASLNERGGSTHARSSHGTYTRSNPTPEEIRWRRLQRFTS, encoded by the exons ATG ATGCGCAACAGACAAAGAGGATTCAATCTCGGCCTGCTCCTGCTGGCCTCGCAGGTTTTCCAGCTGGGAATAGACAACATCCCACCTGTCACTCTTGCAACACTGGGCCTCAACGTCTATTTGTTCCTGTTTCCTTTCAAACCCCTCCTAAAG ACATGTTTGAGTGTTCGCGAGGCATACTGGTATGGAGACTGGGGTCGTCTGTTGCTGTCACCGTTTCACCATGTTGACGACATGCATCTATACTTCAACATGGCCTCGTTCCTTTGGAAGGGCCTCAAGCTTGAGAGGAAACTGGGAGGCGCCTGGTTTGCGTACCTGCTGTCGGTCTTCTCTCTGCTCACCGGATTGGTATACCTGCTCCTTGAGACAGGACTGACACAGATGACTGAAGACTCGTCATATAGTCTACAGTGTGCGGTGGGGTTCTcag GTGTTCTGTTTGGGCTGAAGGTGGTCAATAATCATTATCACCCAGGTGGTGCCACGTATGTCTTGGGGATGCCCATAGCCAATCGCTATGCTTGCTGGGTGGAGTTGGTCCTCATCCATATCATGAATCCGGG GACGTCATTTGTTGGACACCTGGCTGGGATCCTGGTTGGGCTGCTCTACACGAATGGACCACTTAAAAGAATCATGAAAAGCTGTGCAG GATACAGCGGATATGGCATGCCATATCCTCCAAACACCCATTACGGACAGCGGTCATTTAATCCCAGACACTATGGCGCCCCCTACAGGGATCCGTACGCCTCACACATGCCCTCTGCGCCGCCCCAGCATCCCTATACAGCAGGACTGTCAGATGAGGAGCAGTATGAGGCCGCTGTCAGGGCCAGCCTGAACGAAAGAG GTGGTTCTACGCATGCTAGATCTTCACATGGCACTTATACCCGCTCTAACCCGACCCCTGAAGAGATCCGCTGGCGCAGACTTCAGAGATTTACCAGCTGA
- the rhbdd1 gene encoding rhomboid-related protein 4 isoform X1: MMRNRQRGFNLGLLLLASQVFQLGIDNIPPVTLATLGLNVYLFLFPFKPLLKTCLSVREAYWYGDWGRLLLSPFHHVDDMHLYFNMASFLWKGLKLERKLGGAWFAYLLSVFSLLTGLVYLLLETGLTQMTEDSSYSLQCAVGFSGVLFGLKVVNNHYHPGGATYVLGMPIANRYACWVELVLIHIMNPGTSFVGHLAGILVGLLYTNGPLKRIMKSCAGIVTSNGNYGGQQTYFNSSGYSGYGMPYPPNTHYGQRSFNPRHYGAPYRDPYASHMPSAPPQHPYTAGLSDEEQYEAAVRASLNERGGSTHARSSHGTYTRSNPTPEEIRWRRLQRFTS, encoded by the exons ATG ATGCGCAACAGACAAAGAGGATTCAATCTCGGCCTGCTCCTGCTGGCCTCGCAGGTTTTCCAGCTGGGAATAGACAACATCCCACCTGTCACTCTTGCAACACTGGGCCTCAACGTCTATTTGTTCCTGTTTCCTTTCAAACCCCTCCTAAAG ACATGTTTGAGTGTTCGCGAGGCATACTGGTATGGAGACTGGGGTCGTCTGTTGCTGTCACCGTTTCACCATGTTGACGACATGCATCTATACTTCAACATGGCCTCGTTCCTTTGGAAGGGCCTCAAGCTTGAGAGGAAACTGGGAGGCGCCTGGTTTGCGTACCTGCTGTCGGTCTTCTCTCTGCTCACCGGATTGGTATACCTGCTCCTTGAGACAGGACTGACACAGATGACTGAAGACTCGTCATATAGTCTACAGTGTGCGGTGGGGTTCTcag GTGTTCTGTTTGGGCTGAAGGTGGTCAATAATCATTATCACCCAGGTGGTGCCACGTATGTCTTGGGGATGCCCATAGCCAATCGCTATGCTTGCTGGGTGGAGTTGGTCCTCATCCATATCATGAATCCGGG GACGTCATTTGTTGGACACCTGGCTGGGATCCTGGTTGGGCTGCTCTACACGAATGGACCACTTAAAAGAATCATGAAAAGCTGTGCAG GCATTGTGACATCTAATGGGAATTATGGAGGGCAGCAGACATACTTCAATTCATCAG GATACAGCGGATATGGCATGCCATATCCTCCAAACACCCATTACGGACAGCGGTCATTTAATCCCAGACACTATGGCGCCCCCTACAGGGATCCGTACGCCTCACACATGCCCTCTGCGCCGCCCCAGCATCCCTATACAGCAGGACTGTCAGATGAGGAGCAGTATGAGGCCGCTGTCAGGGCCAGCCTGAACGAAAGAG GTGGTTCTACGCATGCTAGATCTTCACATGGCACTTATACCCGCTCTAACCCGACCCCTGAAGAGATCCGCTGGCGCAGACTTCAGAGATTTACCAGCTGA
- the irs1 gene encoding insulin receptor substrate 1-B isoform X1, giving the protein MASPTTEQGCFSDVKKVGYLRKPKSMHKRFFVLRAVSASGPSRLEYYENEKKWRHKSGVPKRSIPLESCFNINKRADSKNKHLVALYTKDEYFAIAADSELEQESWYQALVDLHNRGKVHETATGHGIGEDNYGEDTPGPAFKEVWQVILKPKGLGHIKNLIGVYRLCLTNKTISFVKLNSDAAAVVLQLMNIRRCGHSENFFFIEVGRSAVTGPGEFWMQVDDSVVAQNMHETILEAMKAMSEEFRPRSKSQSSSNCSNPISVPVRRHHHNNPPPSQVGLGRRSRAESVTATSPVRPGKHSHSFRVRASSDGEGTMSRPASVDGSPSSPSTARPHSQRHRGGSRLHPPLNHSRSIPTPTSRCSPSAISPVSLSSSSTSGHGSTSDCLYPRRSSASISGSPSDGGFISSDEYGSSPCDFRSSFRSVTPDSLGHTPPAREEEINNYICMAKPGSLPGTGSQSRSQSRGTPSRLEEPELEKCFRKRTHSSGASPPTPSHQKTPSQSSAGSLEEYTVMMPTYPRSRTASSSSSTYRHSFMPTHSYPEEGVDTSQAKDHSGPDHKDDGYMPMLPGVAPASSTVKSGDYMPMSPISVSAPQQIINPRQHSHVDSNGYMMMSPSGSCSPDGTTNYGKIWTNGINPKLSEERMEGKVSSCGDYINMSPASCSTTSTPPDCFFNPVEDPPRPMYAYFSLPRSFKHANRKQDQSPLRISLGSNRLPYAESSSSSASSDSLGGQGSSQQSAVKPKRSEGNSRLTRPTRLSLDAIKASTLPRTRESPFPAEPKSPGEYVNIEFNDKPFSASLASLFPPVFSVSDAEAQSDLSSSEYMNMQPGSQARRMCPEMQISTSCSDYAIITPSDSVSSPPLPCESICDRDYISMQLASCTSFPNTQMLLMPEALQDADAPPCSVSPNHGGAPGRQVLLGPLSGLSAFTRVNSTSGWNQGAKVIRADPQGRRRHSSETFASTTTRGSVDTSATCQSGDVKRHSSASFENVWLRPGEASTAPSASTVTNGQRETTSGPIPTLTNHDQNGLNYIDLDLVQNGEQHVPDWNAFQSRPVELGAVDGIEELSAYASINFQKSDETRGNLTHREEPLVKVDTGRDMEGWRGSKERE; this is encoded by the exons aTGGCAAGCCCGACCACGGAGCAAGGATGTTTTTCAGATGTGAAAAAGGTGGGTTATTTAAGGAAACCCAAAAgcatgcacaaaaggttttttgtaTTGAGGGCGGTGAGCGCCTCTGGACCATCCCGACTGGAGTACTATGAAAACGAGAAGAAGTGGAGACACAAGTCTGGAGTACCGAAAAGGTCCATTCCACTGGAGAGCTGCTTTAACATCAACAAAAGAGCGGATTCTAAAAACAAACATCTCGTTGCGCTTTACACCAAGGATGAATACTTTGCCATCGCTGCTGACAGCGAGTTAGAGCAAGAGTCATGGTATCAAGCCCTCGTTGATCTTCATAACAGAGGTAAAGTCCACGAAACTGCCACGGGCCATGGAATTGGCGAGGATAATTACGGCGAAGACACGCCAGGACCTGCCTTCAAAGAGGTTTGGCAGGTTATTTTGAAACCAAAGGGTCTGGGTCACATAAAGAACTTGATTGGTGTTTACAGATTATGCCTCACTAATAAGACTATCAGTTTTGTGAAACTCAATTCAGATGCAGCCGCAGTGGTCCTGCAGTTGATGAACATTAGGAGATGTGGTCACTCTGAAAATTTCTTTTTCATAGAAGTTGGGAGATCTGCCGTGACAGGGCCCGGGGAGTTTTGGATGCAAGTTGATGACTCAGTTGTGGCTCAGAACATGCATGAAACTATATTAGAAGCCATGAAAGCCATGAGTGAGGAGTTCAGACCCCGCAGCAAAAGTCAGTCATCTTCCAACTGCTCAAACCCCATCTCAGTGCCTGTCAGGAGGCATCATCACAATAATCCTCCCCCCAGTCAGGTTGGCTTAGGCAGGCGCTCACGGGCGGAGAGTGTGACAGCCACTTCTCCTGTTAGACCCGGCAAACACAGCCATTCATTTAGAGTGAGAGCATCCAGTGATGGGGAGGGCACCATGTCCAGGCCGGCTTCCGTGGATGGCAGTCCTAGCAGTCCGAGCACAGCCCGACCTCATTCGCAGCGACACAGGGGTGGATCCAGACTTCACCCTCCGCTCAATCACAGCAGATCAATCCCCACGCCCACCTCGCGGTGCTCCCCCTCAGCCATCAGCCCTGTCAGCCTGTCTTCCAGCAGCACCAGCGGCCATGGATCCACGTCTGACTGCCTCTATCCACGCCGCTCTAGCGCCTCCATATCTGGATCACCCAGTGATGGAGGATTCATTTCCTCTGATGAATATGGATCCAGCCCTTGCGACTTTCGAAGCTCCTTCCGTAGCGTGACTCCGGATTCGCTTGGCCACACGCCACCTGCAAGGGAGGAGGAGATAAACAACTACATCTGCATGGCCAAGCCCGGTTCACTTCCTGGCACCGGGAGCCAATCGCGAAGTCAATCGAGAGGAACGCCCTCGAGACTGGAGGAGCCCGAGTTGGAAAAATGTTTCCGGAAACGAACGCATTCTTCTGGTGCATCGCCGCCAACTCCGTCCCATCAAAAGACTCCCTCACAGTCATCTGCTGGATCATTGGAGGAGTATACTGTAATGATGCCGACATACCCACGAAGCCGCACTGCATCGTCATCATCGTCAACATACAGGCACTCATTCATGCCTACACATTCATACCCAGAGGAAGGTGTAGACACGTCACAAGCAAAAGACCACAGTGGACCAGATCACAAGGATGACGGCTACATGCCCATGCTGCCAGGCGTTGCTCCTGCGTCCTCAACGGTGAAAAGTGGTGACTACATGCCCATGAGTCCAATAAGTGTTTCTGCACCACAGCAAATTATCAACCCCCGGCAACACTCGCATGTTGACTCCAATGGTTACATGATGATGTCACCAAGTGGCAGCTGCTCTCCAGATGGCACAACAAACTATGGCAAGATATGGACGAATGGCATCAACCCTAAGCTCTCCGAAGAGAGAATGGAAGGTAAAGTGTCATCTTGTGGAGATTACATAAACATGTCCCCTGCTAGTTGTTCAACGACTAGTACGCCTCCAGACTGCTTTTTCAACCCTGTTGAAGATCCTCCCAGACCAATGTATGCTTACTTTTCTTTGCCCCGCTCCTTCAAGCATGCCAACAGGAAGCAGGACCAGAGCCCTCTTCGGATATCACTGGGCTCTAATCGATTGCCGTATGCAGAATCTTCCTCGTCTTCAGCGAGCAGCGACAGCTTGGGAGGTCAAGGCAGCTCACAACAGTCGGCTGTCAAACCCAAAAGGTCAGAGGGCAACAGTCGGCTGACAAGGCCAACACGGCTGTCATTGGACGCCATCAAAGCAAGTACTCTCCCACGAACACGTGAGAGTCCCTTCCCCGCAGAGCCCAAAAGTCCTGGCGAATATGTCAACATTGAGTTCAATGACAAGCCGTTTTCAGCGAGCTTAGCATCACTGTTCCCACCTGTGTTTTCTGTAAGTGATGCTGAGGCCCAATCAGACCTGTCATCATCTGAATACATGAACATGCAGCCAGGGTCACAAGCAAGGCGGATGTGCCCAGAAATGCAGATTTCCACTTCCTGTTCAGATTATGCCATCATCACCCCATCAGACTCTGTATCCTCCCCTCCTCTGCCCTGTGAGAGCATATGTGACCGTGACTACATCAGCATGCAGTTAGCATCCTGCACTAGCTTTCCTAATACACAAATGTTGCTGATGCCTGAAGCCTTGCAAGATGCGGATGCCCCTCCTTGTTCTGTATCACCCAATCATGGTGGTGCCCCAGGAAGACAGGTTCTGCTCGGCCCTTTGTCAGGTCTTAGTGCATTCACACGGGTTAACTCCACTTCCGGGTGGAACCAGGGGGCTAAAGTAATCCGGGCTGACCCACAGGGTCGACGGCGCCACAGTTCAGAGACGTTTGCCTCCACTACGACAAGAGGTTCAGTTGACACATCAGCCACCTGTCAGTCAGGTGATGTAAAGCGCCACAGCTCCGCCTCTTTCGAGAATGTATGGTTAAGGCCTGGTGAGGCTTCTACTGCTCCTTCTGCATCTACAGTAACCAACGGACAAAGGGAAACCACTTCAGGCCCAATTCCCACGTTAACAAACCATGACCAGAACGGTCTGAACTACATCGATCTGGATCTAGTGCAGAATGGAGAGCAGCATGTTCCAGACTGGAACGCGTTCCAATCTCGGCCAGTGGAGCTGGGAGCTGTGGACGGTATAGAAGAGCTCAGTGCCTACGCCAGTATAAACTTCCAGAAATCAGATGAGACCAGAGGGAATCTCACGCACAGAGAAG AGCCGCTTGTTAAAGTCGACACAGGCAGAGATATGGAGGGATGGAGAGGAAGTAAAGAGAGAG
- the irs1 gene encoding insulin receptor substrate 1-B isoform X2 codes for MASPTTEQGCFSDVKKVGYLRKPKSMHKRFFVLRAVSASGPSRLEYYENEKKWRHKSGVPKRSIPLESCFNINKRADSKNKHLVALYTKDEYFAIAADSELEQESWYQALVDLHNRGKVHETATGHGIGEDNYGEDTPGPAFKEVWQVILKPKGLGHIKNLIGVYRLCLTNKTISFVKLNSDAAAVVLQLMNIRRCGHSENFFFIEVGRSAVTGPGEFWMQVDDSVVAQNMHETILEAMKAMSEEFRPRSKSQSSSNCSNPISVPVRRHHHNNPPPSQVGLGRRSRAESVTATSPVRPGKHSHSFRVRASSDGEGTMSRPASVDGSPSSPSTARPHSQRHRGGSRLHPPLNHSRSIPTPTSRCSPSAISPVSLSSSSTSGHGSTSDCLYPRRSSASISGSPSDGGFISSDEYGSSPCDFRSSFRSVTPDSLGHTPPAREEEINNYICMAKPGSLPGTGSQSRSQSRGTPSRLEEPELEKCFRKRTHSSGASPPTPSHQKTPSQSSAGSLEEYTVMMPTYPRSRTASSSSSTYRHSFMPTHSYPEEGVDTSQAKDHSGPDHKDDGYMPMLPGVAPASSTVKSGDYMPMSPISVSAPQQIINPRQHSHVDSNGYMMMSPSGSCSPDGTTNYGKIWTNGINPKLSEERMEGKVSSCGDYINMSPASCSTTSTPPDCFFNPVEDPPRPMYAYFSLPRSFKHANRKQDQSPLRISLGSNRLPYAESSSSSASSDSLGGQGSSQQSAVKPKRSEGNSRLTRPTRLSLDAIKASTLPRTRESPFPAEPKSPGEYVNIEFNDKPFSASLASLFPPVFSVSDAEAQSDLSSSEYMNMQPGSQARRMCPEMQISTSCSDYAIITPSDSVSSPPLPCESICDRDYISMQLASCTSFPNTQMLLMPEALQDADAPPCSVSPNHGGAPGRQVLLGPLSGLSAFTRVNSTSGWNQGAKVIRADPQGRRRHSSETFASTTTRGSVDTSATCQSGDVKRHSSASFENVWLRPGEASTAPSASTVTNGQRETTSGPIPTLTNHDQNGLNYIDLDLVQNGEQHVPDWNAFQSRPVELGAVDGIEELSAYASINFQKSDETRGNLTHREE; via the coding sequence aTGGCAAGCCCGACCACGGAGCAAGGATGTTTTTCAGATGTGAAAAAGGTGGGTTATTTAAGGAAACCCAAAAgcatgcacaaaaggttttttgtaTTGAGGGCGGTGAGCGCCTCTGGACCATCCCGACTGGAGTACTATGAAAACGAGAAGAAGTGGAGACACAAGTCTGGAGTACCGAAAAGGTCCATTCCACTGGAGAGCTGCTTTAACATCAACAAAAGAGCGGATTCTAAAAACAAACATCTCGTTGCGCTTTACACCAAGGATGAATACTTTGCCATCGCTGCTGACAGCGAGTTAGAGCAAGAGTCATGGTATCAAGCCCTCGTTGATCTTCATAACAGAGGTAAAGTCCACGAAACTGCCACGGGCCATGGAATTGGCGAGGATAATTACGGCGAAGACACGCCAGGACCTGCCTTCAAAGAGGTTTGGCAGGTTATTTTGAAACCAAAGGGTCTGGGTCACATAAAGAACTTGATTGGTGTTTACAGATTATGCCTCACTAATAAGACTATCAGTTTTGTGAAACTCAATTCAGATGCAGCCGCAGTGGTCCTGCAGTTGATGAACATTAGGAGATGTGGTCACTCTGAAAATTTCTTTTTCATAGAAGTTGGGAGATCTGCCGTGACAGGGCCCGGGGAGTTTTGGATGCAAGTTGATGACTCAGTTGTGGCTCAGAACATGCATGAAACTATATTAGAAGCCATGAAAGCCATGAGTGAGGAGTTCAGACCCCGCAGCAAAAGTCAGTCATCTTCCAACTGCTCAAACCCCATCTCAGTGCCTGTCAGGAGGCATCATCACAATAATCCTCCCCCCAGTCAGGTTGGCTTAGGCAGGCGCTCACGGGCGGAGAGTGTGACAGCCACTTCTCCTGTTAGACCCGGCAAACACAGCCATTCATTTAGAGTGAGAGCATCCAGTGATGGGGAGGGCACCATGTCCAGGCCGGCTTCCGTGGATGGCAGTCCTAGCAGTCCGAGCACAGCCCGACCTCATTCGCAGCGACACAGGGGTGGATCCAGACTTCACCCTCCGCTCAATCACAGCAGATCAATCCCCACGCCCACCTCGCGGTGCTCCCCCTCAGCCATCAGCCCTGTCAGCCTGTCTTCCAGCAGCACCAGCGGCCATGGATCCACGTCTGACTGCCTCTATCCACGCCGCTCTAGCGCCTCCATATCTGGATCACCCAGTGATGGAGGATTCATTTCCTCTGATGAATATGGATCCAGCCCTTGCGACTTTCGAAGCTCCTTCCGTAGCGTGACTCCGGATTCGCTTGGCCACACGCCACCTGCAAGGGAGGAGGAGATAAACAACTACATCTGCATGGCCAAGCCCGGTTCACTTCCTGGCACCGGGAGCCAATCGCGAAGTCAATCGAGAGGAACGCCCTCGAGACTGGAGGAGCCCGAGTTGGAAAAATGTTTCCGGAAACGAACGCATTCTTCTGGTGCATCGCCGCCAACTCCGTCCCATCAAAAGACTCCCTCACAGTCATCTGCTGGATCATTGGAGGAGTATACTGTAATGATGCCGACATACCCACGAAGCCGCACTGCATCGTCATCATCGTCAACATACAGGCACTCATTCATGCCTACACATTCATACCCAGAGGAAGGTGTAGACACGTCACAAGCAAAAGACCACAGTGGACCAGATCACAAGGATGACGGCTACATGCCCATGCTGCCAGGCGTTGCTCCTGCGTCCTCAACGGTGAAAAGTGGTGACTACATGCCCATGAGTCCAATAAGTGTTTCTGCACCACAGCAAATTATCAACCCCCGGCAACACTCGCATGTTGACTCCAATGGTTACATGATGATGTCACCAAGTGGCAGCTGCTCTCCAGATGGCACAACAAACTATGGCAAGATATGGACGAATGGCATCAACCCTAAGCTCTCCGAAGAGAGAATGGAAGGTAAAGTGTCATCTTGTGGAGATTACATAAACATGTCCCCTGCTAGTTGTTCAACGACTAGTACGCCTCCAGACTGCTTTTTCAACCCTGTTGAAGATCCTCCCAGACCAATGTATGCTTACTTTTCTTTGCCCCGCTCCTTCAAGCATGCCAACAGGAAGCAGGACCAGAGCCCTCTTCGGATATCACTGGGCTCTAATCGATTGCCGTATGCAGAATCTTCCTCGTCTTCAGCGAGCAGCGACAGCTTGGGAGGTCAAGGCAGCTCACAACAGTCGGCTGTCAAACCCAAAAGGTCAGAGGGCAACAGTCGGCTGACAAGGCCAACACGGCTGTCATTGGACGCCATCAAAGCAAGTACTCTCCCACGAACACGTGAGAGTCCCTTCCCCGCAGAGCCCAAAAGTCCTGGCGAATATGTCAACATTGAGTTCAATGACAAGCCGTTTTCAGCGAGCTTAGCATCACTGTTCCCACCTGTGTTTTCTGTAAGTGATGCTGAGGCCCAATCAGACCTGTCATCATCTGAATACATGAACATGCAGCCAGGGTCACAAGCAAGGCGGATGTGCCCAGAAATGCAGATTTCCACTTCCTGTTCAGATTATGCCATCATCACCCCATCAGACTCTGTATCCTCCCCTCCTCTGCCCTGTGAGAGCATATGTGACCGTGACTACATCAGCATGCAGTTAGCATCCTGCACTAGCTTTCCTAATACACAAATGTTGCTGATGCCTGAAGCCTTGCAAGATGCGGATGCCCCTCCTTGTTCTGTATCACCCAATCATGGTGGTGCCCCAGGAAGACAGGTTCTGCTCGGCCCTTTGTCAGGTCTTAGTGCATTCACACGGGTTAACTCCACTTCCGGGTGGAACCAGGGGGCTAAAGTAATCCGGGCTGACCCACAGGGTCGACGGCGCCACAGTTCAGAGACGTTTGCCTCCACTACGACAAGAGGTTCAGTTGACACATCAGCCACCTGTCAGTCAGGTGATGTAAAGCGCCACAGCTCCGCCTCTTTCGAGAATGTATGGTTAAGGCCTGGTGAGGCTTCTACTGCTCCTTCTGCATCTACAGTAACCAACGGACAAAGGGAAACCACTTCAGGCCCAATTCCCACGTTAACAAACCATGACCAGAACGGTCTGAACTACATCGATCTGGATCTAGTGCAGAATGGAGAGCAGCATGTTCCAGACTGGAACGCGTTCCAATCTCGGCCAGTGGAGCTGGGAGCTGTGGACGGTATAGAAGAGCTCAGTGCCTACGCCAGTATAAACTTCCAGAAATCAGATGAGACCAGAGGGAATCTCACGCACAGAGAAG